AGACAATGTTATCACTCATCTTTTCTCGAAACACGTTACGTGCATTCCCCAAAACGTTCTTGCTTCTCTGTTATATCACCATCCATGAAATCGTATtcaacaaataaacaaaacccACAAGTAATATATTCTCATAATCTTTCGTTTCCTTTCACAGTTTTTCGCAGAatcaataaaccaaaaaaaaatggcgACCAAGAACGAGAAGAAGATGACCAAGAGTTACTTTGATGTTCTTGGAATCTGCTGTACATCTGAGGTTCCTCTGATTGAGAATATTCTCAATTCTCTCGACGGTGTCAAGGAATATTCCGTCATCGTGCCGTCAAGAACCGTCATCGTCGTCCATGATAGCCTTATCATCTCCCAGTTCAACATTGGTAAAGCCCTGacaaaaaatatctttatatataaagaacactTTCAATCTCTCCTGGTGGTGCCAGCTCGGATGCCACGTCATCAATTAATGCTCTGGTGATGCGACATCTGTCCCTCATTAACAAAACGCTTTAACCCTAATTTTGATCCATCGGGAATTTGGAGATCGTCTCTCCCTTCCTCGCCTGACTTCTGAGTTTCTTTACCCTGACTGAAACCATAGGAGTTGTAACGTCATCTTTATTCCAATTAATTTCGTCGCCCAGTATGAGATCTTGAATGCGTTGTTCATATCTTCGAGGCGGTGCCTGATCTGTATATATAAAGATGTGAGTACTTTTCATCTGAAACTCATCCTCTCTTTCTAACTCTTGCGATATACTGATTTGTGTTGTTATGACTATATCTTGGAATAAATAGGCAAAGTTCTGTTTCATCATTTGGATGaagaccccccccccccaaatctGACTGACTTCGCTACACATACGTTTCGACACAAGGGACTCTGAAGCTTACTTATTACCCATCTATGTATGTCTTTCGAGCCTCTCCGGTATCTCTTTTATCTTCACATTTGCTATCTCTgtatgttttactaaattatctTGGTTGCTTATTTACTAGGTTTACATTAACTAAGATACATGAATCTATACATAACATCTAATATTGCAGGATTGTTTTGATCTATACGAGGTAAAGGAACATGATTTAATAAAGTTTAAATCTCATATTACTGACCCATTGAAAACTGAGCATTTAGAACGAGATTTTCTGTTGTTTGGACTAAATACGAAGAGGAAACTTCAAATTCCATATGCATATTTAAAGACTTTAGAAAGTATAGATATGTATAGCTTTGCATGAATGGATCTGCAACAAACTGGTGCTTTGTTGAATTAATTCTCATTAAACTAATTTGTTTTGATTGTCAAAATAGGCATTTGGAGAAGCATGATGACTTACTCAAAGAAGCTCATCATACCTTATCACAAGAACTCCAGAAACTCATGGTATTATGATCAAACAAACTCTTTTGACGAGCTTGTGATGTCATTACCAAGTGAGATCATTTAACAGATGATTTTTGTAGGTGGAAGAACAGATGCTGATGCATAAACTATATGAGCAATGGTTTACTCTTcgttaaaaaagaagaaggtatGCTCTGTTAATAATATATCTCTTGGTTTGGTCACTTTTAATATGCTTCAACGGGTCAGTACTGATGCTTCTTTCATGCCTTCCAGGGCTCGAAAGGTAAAAACAAAGCAAGAAATCACAGGAGTGAGATCCCACAGCAGCAGACTAACGCCACCAAAAGACACAAGGAGGATGCTTCATCTGGTGATGAGCTACAAGATTCAAAGAGAGGACGTACGAAATTGGAGCGTTGGGCAAGCCACAAAGAGAGAGATGATGCTGTCACTGTCAAGGCATCATCCACTTCTTCAAAACTTCAAGAGAAGGAAAAAGGCACTAATGGCCGAGTTCTCGAACCTGTCCATGACAAGAATCGGGATGTAACTGAAGAGAAAAGTAGCCATGACCCTGCAGAGACCAAAGATATAAGTGAGAAGGGACCTCCAGGAGATCGACACTTGGACATGGTTGAGAAACTCAAAGAACGTAGTGAACATTTCAAACTTCCAATGCCCACGGAGAAAGATACCACAGGAGGAGTAAAGAAAATGGAGTCTGAGACGCTGCCCTCTGCAAAAACGGTGGACAAGTAGCTGAGAGCCTGGCTCTCTTTTGGCTGGATCGAGGGGTAGCTTCTTATACTTAAACGGATGGCATGAGATTCTCACATCCCACGGAGCAGTTGTTGCCGTACGTGGAGGATCAAGGTCCATGAAGATTAATTATAAGCAGGGAATTTAGAGAACTTGAAAGATATGTTGCACACTAATCAAATTTGGTTTTGCAGGAAATGTAGAATACTCGGAAACAGTTAAAGCTTCTTCTCTAGCAATTGTTTCTAATGGTGATCAAGAACATTGAAAAACTCACTTTCTATAAACGAGGATTGACCGGTCCAGTTGATGCTGAGCCTGCATAGATGGGTCTAAGATTGAATTTTAGTTTAGAAGTGAAGTCGTGTCTTAGGACACTGTTTTTATACCTATTTATGAACATCCAGAACAACTGGTTACTGGACTCAATATAATATGAAGAGGAAACTTCAGATTTCATGGGCATATTGTAAaattacatgtattaaaacgattGTGATACAAAATTCCAGTCAATAAAAActgaattaataaatataacagGTTATGTTTCTACAAACAGTTATGCAATTTCataaaacattaatttaaagctttattaaaatattaacattttcaTTGTGTTTTTCTCCTCACAACAAAacagttaaaaataataaaacaacctatactaaaacaaaaaatcatcCAAACTAAAACCTTTTGTTTACATGAAAATGGTATCCAAACTATAAAGCAATAATGCAGTAAACATTACAaacttaatcaaataaatatacattaaaatcGAAACTAAGTAAAAGATAGTAGACCATTATTTCACATTACATTATTactcataaaatataaatcaactgtGAAAATACCTACAATGacgatattattataaataaaaaaataattagagatCTAGGacaccaaaatataaataaatatcataataaaaCACAACACATGATGTGATAGTGAATTaccactctcttttttttggcgTGAGTGAAGTTACCACTAATCAtgaaataaacatataaaacatcaaaataaacaaattaaggATCACATAAGTAAAATCAATAGGATGAcaaacaaaatgttaaaatattcaAGAAGCTTGatagaaaaaaatctttaaGCATAACAAACTCGCGCTCGacctcaaaattttattttcaacaaATTTGTTCATGTTTTCATATTTGGGTCTTTATTTTAATCTACTTATTActaatttaacatttatatctACTGATTGGGATGTTAAACCAGTGTTTCCTTCTAATACCCTCTATCTAAGCACTGACATGCTCATTCCGGATTTCAGTCCGATTTCGgttcattttttttagttttttggcATCTCGGTTTATAAATTTAACTACCATATTGGATCTATATCtaattttgtttggtttatataccttcgattttctgtttatttggttttatacaAAACAATATAACTAAATGTATCCtagataaaaattagtttatatgattagaaatcagatttatttaaacataaatatatattccttacactaactttaaaatataatattctctactttataaatatatttctagaaaaaatatttaccaataaaaaacatgttttatttaatttgatgaaaatgaaaaaacaaaggCTGCAACTGGATTGTAAATATTTGGAATGGAATGATGTGGAATGGCTTATTCCATTAAttccataaaaaaatataccattTGACATGAATGGAATGGAATACTCATTCCATCAATTCcaaaaataaatagagaaaatataaagaGAATCATTCCATAACAAATTTGATCATGAATGAATGGAATGAATTCTATTCCATTTTTTGCTGTATTCCATTTCTaccatttcatttattttaaattccaCAAATTCCATATTTGTTTACCAGTTACGTTAGTCTCAAAGAACTTTttaacttaaaacaaaatacCAAATTAGCATAGTTTATTTAgacttaaaacaaaataagtaCAGAATTTAactactatttatatttttaaccaataaaaattaaaataattatttattcaaactatttcaattattttcgaATATgcatcccgcccgtagggcgggccgaccctagtattctcatattttaatttgtatacTATATACTTTTTCTCTGTATCATACTTTAATAAATGTCCCACTCAAAAAATGATCGGTTTGGCGTTGCAAACGTCATATTTGTGAGCTTATTGCGTAACGCATCATTCACATGACTAACGTTTATTATATCTTTTTCGTTTTGTATAATTACTGAAAACATTATCTTTCCATTAAATCAGAAAGACAATGCAATACTTTTTTAACACatattaatgtatttaatttattaattaattatgtgCATGGTTGCAGTAAAGGCACTTAACCAAGCGAGGTTAGAAGCAAATGTGAGGGTAACCGGAGaaaccaattttaaaaataaatggcCAAGTCCATTCGCGGTGGTTTCCGGCGTACTTCTCCTCCTTTCATTCTTCAAATATGTTTACTCTCCGTTCCGTTGGCTTGCCGTCGCAGCCGTCGTCGCCGGAATATATCCAATACTAGCTAAATCTGTAGCATCCATTGCAAGGGCTAGAATCGACATCAACATTCTTGTTGTAATAACCGGTAATGTTTTAGCTTTTCTTTGCTTCTTTTCTACTTAATTATTTACCCTAAATTAAGAACTGCTATGATTTATGAGGAGTGAGTCTCCAATTTTCTTATATGCGAATCACAATTTTTACAACATTAACTAaggtgaatatttttttaaaaacggtTATAGTAGATGGTAGATATAAGTATGTGTCTATATAACATTGTGATGGGTCAATTTAGAATATAATGGTCAACATATAGCAGTTCTGTTCAGTagtttttgtgtttcttttccTCTGCATTTGGCATTTTTAATGGTACTTTGAAATcacaagaaaagaagaaaagaaaaagaaaaaatgaaagctGCTTTCTTGCAACTTTTGTTTTTCGCTAaaaccatttttaaaatatagtttcttcTATTTCTAAAAAACAATAATGGACGTTAGATTAGCAATAATTGCTCATTCTGAAACTAAAATGTTTAAAAGTCAAATAATTACTCAAAATCTGAATTTAAACTCAGTTCTTGTGAATCATTTGAGGCTTTAAAGCTAATACTCTTCTTTGTATCAAACAGTGGGAGCAACACTCGGTATGAGAGATTACACAGAAGCTGCAGCAGTTGTCTTCTTATTCACAATCGCTGAATGGCTCCAATCTAGGGCTAGCTATAAGGTTTTTGCTTCCACCATTTTACTTTTCTTGTCCTGCAAGTTTCCAAATATAATGTGGTTTATTGATTCAAGCGttgtttttattgtaaataattCTTCAGGCAAGTGCAGTGATGCAGTCGCTGATGAGTTTAGCTCCACAGAAGGCAGTGATAGCAGAGACTGGAGAAGAAGTTGAAGTTGATGAGCTCAAAATCAACACTGTTATAGCTGTCAAAGCTGGTGAAACCATATCTATTGATGGAGTTGTTGTGGATGGAAACTGTGAGGTTGATGAGAAAACCTTGACAGGAGAAGCATTCCCTGTGCCTAAGCTGAGGGATTCAACTGTTTGGGCTGGAACCATCAATCTAAATGGTTACATAACTGTGAAAACTACTGCTCTAGCTGAGGATTGTGTGGTTGCTAAGATGGCTAAGCTAGTGGAAGAAGCTCAGAACAGCAAAACAGAAACTCAGAGATTTATAGATGAATGTTCTAAGTACTATACTCCAGGTTAGTAAGCGAATCAGAAACTGATTACACGTTCTTTGTGTTCTTGATTGAGTTGAGACCTGATATTCTCTTGCCTTGCATGCAGCGATCATCCTCATATCGCTCTGTTTTGTGGTTATCCCATTCGCATTAAAGGTTCACAACATGAAACATTGGCTGCACTTGGCCCTAGTTGTGCTAGTAAGTGCTTGTCCTTGTGGCCTTATTCTCTCAACACCGGTAGCTACTTTCTGTGCGCTCACTAAAGCAGCCACATCAGGACTTTTGATCAAAGGAGCTGATTATCTTGAGACCTTAGCCAAGATTAAAACCGTTGCTTTTGACAAAACTGGGACCATCACTAGAGGCGAGTTCATCGTCATGGATTTCAAGTCACTCTCCAGAGATATAAGCCTGCACAGCTTGCTTTACTGGTGAGAA
The Brassica napus cultivar Da-Ae chromosome A1, Da-Ae, whole genome shotgun sequence DNA segment above includes these coding regions:
- the LOC125609628 gene encoding FIP1[V]-like protein, whose translation is MVYSSLKKKKGSKGKNKARNHRSEIPQQQTNATKRHKEDASSGDELQDSKRGRTKLERWASHKERDDAVTVKASSTSSKLQEKEKGTNGRVLEPVHDKNRDVTEEKSSHDPAETKDISEKGPPGDRHLDMVEKLKERSEHFKLPMPTEKDTTGGVKKMESETLPSAKTVDK